CTTTGTTTAGCCCACTCCCAGGTATAATCATACAAGTGGAGCCCTTTACTTATTGCTATAATTTCTCCGTCTTCAACTCCAATCTCTTCTGCCATATACTGTTTTACCAGTTGCAGTCCCCCAAGGTTTGAGGGAAAACCTCCCCATAAATCCCAGGACCTGAAATAAGGTATGAAATGGAGTTTGCCATACCTGATTCTGGTATCTATTAATCTCATACAGGGAGGGTCTTTTAAACTAACGTCAGAAGGCATTCCAATCTCCATTATCGCCTGATTTGTGCCATATCCCTCTGTCTTGTACATGTTTATAACTTCTTCTACTTGGTTGACATTAAGGGGAATCTCTCTCATCATCTTCTTTCCCTCAACATTTTCCTCTATTCTCACCTTGGGGTCAACCAGCCTTTCACCATAGGTATAGTCTTCGGTTTCTGTCTTGGCTCCGGTCAAAAGGTATTGCAGATAGCCCTGAACGTACTCCATGGTGGTTGGGGGAGGAATGCCTGAACCTTCGGGAATGAGGGGTATTATCTGATGGGAAGGTTTCTTAACTCTGAGAGTAACGAAGTCGAGTTCTAGTCTCTTCTGACCCTTATAGCTACCCCTGGTAATTGTGTAGACTTGTCCCTTCTCCAGTATTGCTGAGAGACACTGGAACCAGGCATCGTCGAGGTCGAAGGCCTCGATATATACTGGCTTCATCCCTTCGTTTTGAGTATGTTGAGTCATCATTCACACCTCAAACTACCTTGCTTTCGCAAGGACTCCATTGTTTCTGGAGTAGCGAAACTTGTTTCGCGTTAATAACGCAGAGCAAGCTCTGCTACTCCATTGAATCTATTTTTTATTCACGGAAGTATTTTCTCCCAGGTCTTATAATCAAGAGCTGTCCTGTCCTGATCTTATTGATAT
Above is a window of bacterium DNA encoding:
- a CDS encoding thymidylate synthase, producing the protein MMTQHTQNEGMKPVYIEAFDLDDAWFQCLSAILEKGQVYTITRGSYKGQKRLELDFVTLRVKKPSHQIIPLIPEGSGIPPPTTMEYVQGYLQYLLTGAKTETEDYTYGERLVDPKVRIEENVEGKKMMREIPLNVNQVEEVINMYKTEGYGTNQAIMEIGMPSDVSLKDPPCMRLIDTRIRYGKLHFIPYFRSWDLWGGFPSNLGGLQLVKQYMAEEIGVEDGEIIAISKGLHLYDYTWEWAKQRTTKYDKKIE